The following proteins come from a genomic window of Limosilactobacillus reuteri:
- a CDS encoding argininosuccinate synthase produces MSKEKIVLAYSGGLDTSVAIAWLKNKGYDVIACCIDVGEGKDLEAIKEKGLQVGAWKSVVIDAKRDFAEQFVLPALQAHAMYEQKYPLVSALSRPLIVQKLVAVANQYGATAIAHGCTGKGNDQVRFEAGIHALAPDMKIEDPIRDWHWSREEEIQYAKDNGIPVPITKASPYSIDENLWGRANECGILEDPWATAPADAYDRTVSIEEAPDTPTTIEITFNEGVPTAIDGEEMPLDQLIIKLDKLAGSHGIGRIDHVENRLVGIKSREIYECPAATVLLAAHKDLEDLTQEREVAHFKPLIEQKMSEIIYNGLWYSPLMKSLVAFIDESQAVVNGVVRVKLFKGNVICEGRKSPNSLYDKNLATYTSADEFDQEAATGFIKLWELPDKVYAQVQNKNKKKVKENTSDAY; encoded by the coding sequence ATGTCAAAAGAAAAAATTGTTTTAGCTTATTCTGGTGGTTTAGATACTTCGGTTGCAATTGCCTGGCTCAAAAATAAGGGGTATGACGTGATTGCATGTTGTATTGATGTGGGTGAAGGAAAAGACCTTGAAGCGATTAAAGAAAAGGGCCTCCAAGTTGGAGCGTGGAAATCAGTAGTAATTGATGCTAAACGCGACTTTGCTGAACAATTTGTATTACCAGCTCTTCAAGCCCATGCAATGTATGAGCAAAAGTACCCATTAGTTTCAGCACTTTCTCGTCCATTAATTGTTCAAAAACTTGTAGCAGTTGCTAATCAATATGGTGCGACTGCTATTGCCCATGGGTGTACTGGTAAAGGAAATGACCAAGTACGATTTGAAGCAGGAATTCATGCTTTGGCTCCTGATATGAAAATTGAAGATCCAATTCGGGATTGGCACTGGTCACGGGAAGAAGAAATTCAATACGCTAAGGATAATGGCATTCCCGTTCCAATCACAAAGGCTAGTCCCTATTCCATTGATGAAAACTTATGGGGCCGGGCAAATGAATGTGGAATTCTTGAAGATCCGTGGGCTACGGCACCTGCTGATGCATATGATCGGACAGTTTCAATTGAAGAAGCCCCTGACACCCCAACCACAATTGAAATCACCTTTAATGAAGGAGTTCCGACCGCAATTGATGGCGAAGAAATGCCGCTTGACCAGTTAATTATAAAACTTGACAAATTAGCTGGTAGTCATGGGATTGGTCGGATTGATCACGTTGAAAACCGGCTTGTTGGTATTAAGTCACGGGAAATTTATGAGTGCCCAGCTGCAACTGTTTTATTGGCAGCCCATAAAGACTTGGAAGACCTGACCCAAGAACGGGAAGTAGCTCACTTTAAACCATTAATTGAACAAAAAATGAGTGAAATTATTTATAATGGGCTTTGGTATTCACCATTAATGAAATCTTTAGTTGCTTTTATTGATGAATCACAAGCTGTTGTTAATGGTGTAGTAAGGGTAAAGTTATTTAAAGGAAATGTAATCTGTGAAGGTCGGAAATCACCAAATTCGCTTTATGATAAGAACTTGGCAACTTACACCTCCGCTGATGAATTTGACCAAGAAGCTGCTACTGGCTTTATTAAACTTTGGGAATTACCAGATAAGGTCTATGCTCAAGTACAAAACAAAAATAAAAAGAAAGTAAAGGAGAATACAAGCGATGCCTATTAA
- the bsh gene encoding choloylglycine hydrolase: MCTSVIYTAGDYYFGRNLDLEANLGQEVVITPRNKTLEFREMPNLEHHYAIIGMSIVRDDYPLYFDGVNEKGVGMAGLNFDGPAHYFPVQEGKDNITSFELVPYILAAASSVAEAKKLLSNANIANINFSDKLQAAPLHWIIADKTGASVTVESTAKGLNVYDNPVGVLTNNPEFPRQLLNLSNYRSVAPANPANVFAPDVDLPVYSRGLGTHFLPGGMDSESRFVKATFTKMHAPVGNSEVENITNYFHILQSVEQQKGLDEVAPDTFEYTIYSDGSNLKKGIFYYKTYENSQINAVDMHKEDLEASELITYPVQNKQIINQQN, translated from the coding sequence ATGTGCACATCAGTAATTTATACAGCAGGTGATTATTACTTTGGTCGTAATCTTGATTTGGAAGCAAATCTTGGTCAAGAAGTAGTGATTACCCCACGTAATAAGACTTTAGAATTCCGGGAAATGCCCAATCTTGAACACCATTATGCAATTATTGGAATGTCAATTGTTCGTGATGATTATCCATTATACTTTGATGGGGTAAATGAAAAGGGTGTTGGAATGGCAGGCCTTAATTTTGATGGTCCGGCTCATTATTTCCCAGTTCAAGAAGGAAAAGATAATATTACATCATTTGAATTAGTTCCTTATATTCTTGCGGCTGCTTCCTCGGTTGCTGAAGCGAAGAAGTTACTTTCAAATGCAAACATTGCTAATATCAATTTTTCTGATAAACTCCAAGCTGCACCGCTGCACTGGATTATTGCTGATAAAACGGGTGCTTCTGTGACTGTTGAATCCACCGCAAAAGGATTGAATGTTTATGATAACCCAGTTGGTGTCTTGACAAATAATCCGGAGTTTCCTCGTCAATTATTAAATCTTAGTAACTATCGTAGTGTTGCACCTGCTAATCCGGCTAACGTATTTGCGCCTGATGTCGACCTACCAGTTTATAGCCGGGGTTTAGGGACCCATTTTCTCCCGGGAGGAATGGATTCTGAAAGTCGTTTTGTTAAGGCTACTTTCACTAAGATGCATGCCCCAGTTGGTAATTCTGAAGTTGAGAATATTACCAATTATTTCCACATTCTTCAATCCGTCGAACAACAAAAGGGTTTGGATGAAGTAGCACCGGATACTTTTGAATATACGATCTACTCTGATGGTTCAAACCTAAAGAAGGGCATTTTTTACTACAAGACTTACGAAAACAGTCAAATTAATGCAGTTGATATGCATAAGGAAGACCTTGAAGCGTCAGAATTAATTACCTATCCAGTTCAAAATAAACAAATTATTAACCAACAAAATTAA
- the dtd gene encoding D-aminoacyl-tRNA deacylase, with protein sequence MRVVLQKVNHAAVSIDDEVVGKIGLGYFLLVGFAPDDTEEKLDYLVHKITNLRVFEDENGKMNKGLRDVNGAILSVSQFTLYADTKHGNRPGFSQAARPEIAEPLYDLFNQKLAATGIPVETGHFGAMMKIDLENDGPTTIIYER encoded by the coding sequence GTGCGAGTTGTTTTACAAAAAGTAAATCATGCAGCAGTTTCAATTGATGATGAAGTTGTTGGTAAAATTGGCCTTGGCTATTTTCTCTTAGTCGGTTTTGCTCCAGATGATACCGAAGAAAAATTAGACTACTTAGTACATAAAATTACTAATCTTCGTGTTTTTGAGGATGAAAACGGTAAGATGAATAAGGGGCTACGGGATGTTAATGGTGCAATTTTATCAGTCTCCCAATTTACCCTTTATGCTGACACTAAGCATGGGAATCGTCCTGGATTTTCACAGGCTGCTCGTCCTGAGATTGCTGAACCGTTATATGATCTTTTTAATCAAAAACTAGCTGCTACTGGTATTCCTGTTGAAACCGGACATTTTGGAGCCATGATGAAAATTGACCTGGAAAATGATGGTCCCACGACAATTATTTATGAACGCTAA
- a CDS encoding IS30 family transposase, with protein sequence MTYKHLTTRELTLIADFWYQGPKAYRAAKLLQRSQETIYRVYRFLNDGKTIDQYLQTYQRHKRRCGRKQTQLPTIEVNYIHAQIKAGWTPDTIIGRHEHPISCSMRTLYRMFARNQYGFSVKQLPMKGKRHPNGYVERRGKAGQSGRSIYQRYRDFPHYQHEFGHFEADTVQGKAHRGAVMTLVERQSKVMIVLNIHHKTDEAVNCQLDQWLAKLPRHFVKSITFDNGKEFAGWREIANKYDLHTYFAEVGAPNQRGLNENNNGLLRRDGLSKKLDFRDLPDELVTQLMHRRNNIPQKSLNYRTPLEVFLSHVTEEQLSPFF encoded by the coding sequence ATGACCTATAAACATCTTACCACACGTGAATTAACTCTCATAGCTGATTTTTGGTATCAAGGTCCTAAAGCTTATCGGGCTGCTAAATTACTTCAGCGTAGTCAAGAAACCATCTATCGTGTTTATCGTTTCCTCAACGACGGTAAAACCATCGACCAATATCTTCAGACTTATCAGCGACATAAGCGTCGTTGTGGTCGGAAGCAGACCCAACTGCCAACTATCGAAGTTAACTATATCCATGCGCAAATCAAGGCAGGTTGGACTCCTGATACTATTATTGGTCGTCATGAACACCCAATTAGCTGCAGTATGCGCACCCTTTATCGCATGTTTGCCCGCAATCAGTATGGCTTTTCCGTTAAACAGCTACCGATGAAAGGGAAACGCCATCCCAATGGCTATGTGGAACGTCGTGGTAAAGCTGGCCAATCAGGACGCAGTATCTATCAACGATATCGTGATTTTCCGCATTACCAACATGAATTTGGGCACTTTGAAGCTGATACAGTTCAAGGTAAAGCTCACCGCGGAGCGGTAATGACGCTAGTAGAGCGACAATCCAAAGTAATGATTGTCCTTAATATTCATCATAAAACAGACGAAGCAGTGAATTGCCAGCTTGATCAATGGCTCGCTAAACTGCCACGTCACTTTGTTAAATCAATTACTTTTGATAACGGGAAAGAATTTGCTGGATGGCGAGAAATAGCCAATAAGTATGATCTTCACACCTATTTTGCGGAAGTCGGTGCTCCCAATCAACGAGGGCTAAACGAAAATAATAACGGCCTCTTGCGTCGTGATGGTCTTAGTAAAAAGCTAGATTTTCGCGATTTACCAGACGAACTAGTCACTCAGCTAATGCATCGTCGCAACAATATCCCACAAAAATCTCTTAATTATCGTACACCATTAGAAGTATTCTTGAGTCATGTCACAGAGGAACAACTTTCACCTTTTTTCTAA
- a CDS encoding fructosamine kinase family protein produces the protein MESPNTAWFKRLPLKNLTSVKPVSGGDINLAYQATTTDENRYFIKVQPNHSQDYFSHEINGLKAIGKVINTPTPLYHGEIDGNAYLILNWLDETWGNQADLGLAVAKMHQQHNDEFGFMDNHQTKALVKDNSWNSSWLDFYINQRLEPEVQVASQRGRWNKWRQEHYQQMVNKFTDYYQHHEVIPSLLHGDLWAGNFLFAGDHKPYLIDPDALFGDREFDLAMTTVFGGFDNSFYQAYSSVFPFDDHLEGRLSWYRFYYLCMHLILFGESYGGAVDQILSQY, from the coding sequence TTGGAAAGTCCAAATACAGCATGGTTTAAGCGCCTTCCATTAAAAAATCTCACTTCTGTTAAACCAGTCAGTGGTGGTGATATTAATTTAGCATATCAAGCCACAACTACTGATGAAAATAGGTACTTTATAAAGGTCCAACCTAACCATTCACAAGATTATTTCAGTCATGAAATTAATGGTCTCAAAGCTATCGGTAAGGTCATTAATACCCCGACCCCACTTTACCATGGTGAAATCGATGGGAATGCCTATTTAATTTTAAACTGGCTTGATGAAACTTGGGGTAATCAAGCCGACCTGGGATTAGCAGTTGCCAAAATGCACCAACAGCATAATGATGAATTCGGCTTTATGGATAATCATCAAACCAAGGCCCTCGTAAAAGACAATTCTTGGAATTCAAGCTGGCTTGATTTTTATATTAATCAGCGCCTAGAACCAGAAGTACAAGTGGCAAGTCAACGTGGCCGATGGAATAAATGGCGGCAAGAACATTACCAACAAATGGTTAATAAATTTACTGATTACTACCAACACCATGAAGTCATCCCTAGTCTTCTTCATGGTGATTTATGGGCCGGCAACTTCTTATTTGCTGGCGATCATAAACCATACTTAATCGATCCAGATGCATTATTTGGGGATCGTGAATTTGATTTAGCCATGACAACTGTTTTTGGCGGTTTCGATAATAGTTTTTATCAGGCATATAGCAGCGTCTTTCCATTTGATGATCATTTAGAGGGACGCCTTTCGTGGTATCGTTTCTATTACCTATGCATGCATTTAATCTTATTCGGCGAGAGCTATGGTGGCGCAGTCGATCAAATTTTAAGTCAATACTAA
- a CDS encoding ABC transporter substrate-binding protein/permease, with amino-acid sequence MKGFKHLLLLMVIAFPILCTPITALAANGSSSISSSSANNSSQVASNDSVQKIKQKGTLVVGMSADYPPYEFTTKENGKTKYVGFEVSLAKQFAKDLGVKLVIKNMDFDSLLVALETGKIDAIISGMNVTAERKKSVDFSNTYYSGDSYFLINKGDKDKLVNVKSFNGKNVGAQNGTLQSTLISKEMPKANGKGLAKLSSLVIGLQSHKYDGILMDAATAKAYAANNSNLYAFNSKLPNTAGGIAMAFPKGDTSLVNAANQTIKKVNKEQLINKKWIPEASQYMKSYKKQNTVLSYWRYFAKGIKYTLIITVVSVIFGFLLGTLFALMRLSKNKFLHSIAVCYIEFLRGTPMMVQIMFVYFGIGAIIQSLPALLAGIIAVSLNSGAYVAEIIRSGIQSIPLGQTEAARSLGMSKSETFRYVIMPQALKNIWPALGNELITLLKDSSLVSVIGVSELMYQTQLVQSATYKGVLPLFITMIIYFILTFTLSRILLYFEGRMKHAH; translated from the coding sequence ATGAAAGGTTTTAAACATTTATTACTGCTAATGGTAATTGCGTTTCCGATATTATGTACACCTATTACTGCATTGGCTGCTAACGGGAGCAGTTCAATTAGCTCTTCATCAGCCAATAATTCATCGCAAGTCGCTAGCAATGATTCAGTGCAAAAGATTAAACAAAAAGGAACATTAGTTGTGGGAATGAGTGCTGATTACCCACCCTACGAATTCACAACCAAAGAAAATGGAAAAACTAAATATGTCGGTTTTGAAGTTTCCCTTGCTAAACAATTTGCTAAAGACTTGGGAGTAAAACTAGTTATTAAAAACATGGACTTTGACTCACTTCTAGTTGCGCTAGAAACAGGTAAAATTGATGCTATTATTTCGGGAATGAACGTTACGGCGGAACGAAAAAAGAGCGTTGACTTCTCAAATACATATTATTCTGGCGATAGTTACTTCTTAATTAACAAAGGAGACAAAGATAAGCTAGTTAATGTCAAAAGCTTTAATGGGAAAAATGTGGGAGCACAAAACGGTACGCTCCAATCAACCCTAATTTCAAAGGAAATGCCTAAAGCAAACGGCAAAGGGCTTGCTAAACTTTCTTCCTTAGTCATTGGGCTTCAATCTCATAAATACGATGGGATTTTAATGGATGCTGCAACTGCTAAAGCCTACGCTGCCAATAATTCAAATCTTTATGCCTTTAATTCGAAATTGCCAAATACTGCTGGCGGAATTGCCATGGCCTTTCCTAAAGGTGATACCTCGTTAGTCAATGCCGCCAACCAGACAATTAAAAAAGTTAATAAAGAACAACTAATTAATAAAAAATGGATTCCTGAAGCCTCGCAATACATGAAGAGCTATAAAAAACAAAATACTGTTCTTAGCTATTGGCGTTACTTTGCTAAAGGGATTAAATATACATTAATCATTACAGTTGTCTCTGTTATTTTTGGTTTCCTATTAGGAACTCTCTTTGCGCTAATGCGGCTTTCAAAGAACAAATTCTTACATTCAATTGCTGTTTGCTACATTGAATTTCTTCGGGGTACGCCAATGATGGTTCAAATCATGTTTGTTTACTTTGGGATTGGCGCAATTATTCAATCACTTCCGGCTCTCCTCGCTGGGATTATTGCCGTTTCACTAAATTCCGGTGCCTACGTTGCTGAAATTATTCGTTCTGGGATCCAATCCATTCCACTTGGACAAACAGAAGCTGCTCGAAGCTTGGGGATGAGTAAAAGCGAAACATTCAGATATGTGATTATGCCCCAAGCACTTAAAAATATTTGGCCAGCATTAGGAAATGAGCTTATTACTTTATTAAAAGATAGTTCATTAGTTTCTGTGATTGGTGTTTCCGAATTGATGTATCAAACACAATTAGTGCAATCAGCAACTTATAAAGGAGTTTTACCTCTATTCATCACAATGATCATCTACTTTATCCTCACATTTACGCTATCCAGGATTTTGCTTTACTTTGAAGGGAGAATGAAACATGCCCACTAA
- a CDS encoding ISLre2-like element ISLre2 family transposase, giving the protein MDILTEIEQNLVKSGSLFEAEQIILKGVLELGQVIMQNFLESLDRSLKSQAPANYQVINKQPRTLNFIFGPVTFQRRYYQAGTKKREFYLDQQLKIKPRRRLSPHYLMMMAKIAQTTTMRNTADILNLVFDSGITADSVMHAVHELGNQVAKQTQAKEHQATPRHMPKNLTIEGDAFMIKGKKEAGQLTLVHHYRVYERVANQIINRHDFLSVGHQGRLEARLSDYLDRHYKLAGQTIFLASDAGPGYEPAKLLSLVPQGAHGEYFLDRYHCLQKIEHTLGRHNELAMRAIKAVRHHDQAELTIILDTYESQNLTEKQADDLMRLRKYLQRNWRYILSPQMRGFKDIHLIGSVESSHRAFTYRMKKQGKSWTKQGAKAMIGLIEARMNGELQASLNTILEQLTVLPRVAQTSLLQEMHIRTGEFLRKAPTKPSIGAVQGIIPINTVTSRPMGQLFKALTH; this is encoded by the coding sequence ATGGATATTTTAACAGAAATCGAGCAGAATTTGGTGAAATCAGGCAGTTTATTTGAAGCTGAACAGATTATTTTAAAAGGTGTATTGGAGTTAGGACAAGTAATCATGCAAAACTTTTTGGAAAGCTTAGATCGAAGCTTAAAGTCCCAAGCTCCAGCGAACTATCAAGTAATCAATAAACAGCCACGGACGCTTAATTTTATCTTTGGCCCGGTGACTTTTCAACGACGGTATTATCAGGCTGGGACAAAGAAACGTGAATTTTACTTAGACCAACAATTAAAAATTAAACCACGTCGTCGTTTATCGCCACACTACTTAATGATGATGGCTAAGATTGCCCAAACAACTACAATGCGCAATACTGCCGACATTTTGAACCTTGTATTTGACAGCGGAATTACTGCCGATTCGGTAATGCACGCCGTGCATGAGTTAGGAAATCAGGTAGCTAAACAAACTCAAGCAAAAGAACACCAAGCTACTCCTCGCCATATGCCTAAAAATTTAACTATTGAGGGTGATGCCTTTATGATTAAAGGTAAAAAAGAAGCAGGTCAGCTGACTCTTGTGCACCATTATCGGGTTTATGAGCGAGTAGCTAATCAAATCATTAATCGGCATGACTTTCTCAGTGTTGGGCACCAAGGACGGCTTGAAGCACGACTAAGTGATTATTTAGACCGCCATTATAAGCTTGCCGGTCAAACGATCTTTTTGGCCAGTGACGCTGGCCCAGGTTACGAACCAGCTAAGCTATTAAGTCTAGTTCCTCAAGGTGCACATGGTGAATACTTTCTCGACCGCTATCATTGTTTACAGAAAATTGAACATACTTTAGGCCGGCACAACGAATTAGCCATGCGAGCAATTAAAGCCGTTCGTCATCATGATCAAGCAGAGCTAACAATAATTTTAGATACTTATGAATCACAAAACCTAACGGAAAAACAAGCAGACGACCTAATGCGTTTAAGAAAGTATCTACAGCGAAATTGGCGGTATATCCTCTCACCACAAATGCGTGGATTTAAGGATATTCATTTAATTGGTTCAGTCGAAAGTTCTCACCGGGCTTTTACTTACCGGATGAAGAAACAGGGCAAGTCATGGACTAAGCAGGGGGCTAAAGCCATGATTGGTTTAATTGAAGCCCGAATGAATGGTGAACTGCAAGCTAGTTTAAATACAATCCTAGAACAATTAACAGTTCTTCCTCGAGTGGCTCAAACCAGCCTATTACAGGAAATGCATATTCGAACTGGAGAGTTTCTAAGAAAGGCACCGACAAAGCCGTCAATTGGAGCAGTACAAGGAATAATTCCGATCAACACGGTCACAAGTAGACCAATGGGACAACTTTTTAAGGCACTAACCCACTAA
- the rpsU gene encoding 30S ribosomal protein S21, with protein sequence MSKTVVRKNESLDDALRRFKRSVSRNGTLQEYRKREFYEKPSVKRKLKSEAARKRKNKRGRRY encoded by the coding sequence ATGTCAAAAACAGTCGTTCGTAAGAATGAATCTTTAGACGATGCTCTTCGACGCTTTAAACGTTCAGTTTCACGTAACGGAACATTGCAAGAATATCGTAAACGTGAATTTTACGAAAAGCCAAGTGTAAAACGCAAGTTGAAATCTGAAGCGGCACGGAAACGTAAGAATAAGCGCGGTCGTCGTTACTAA
- the aspS gene encoding aspartate--tRNA ligase: MKRTNYAGDTNEQQVGQEVVLKGWVAKRRNLGGLIFIDLWDREGIVQLVFNEKENPEAFEIANAVRNQYVLEVQGKVQLRAEKEINPDMKTGKVEVAVDKVKVLAKSETTPFDITDGVDASEDLRMKYRYLDLRRPEMMRNLKLRSKVASIVHNYYDNEGFMDVETPDLTRSTPEGARDYIVPSRVYPGHFYALPQSPQLFKQLLMAAGVDKYYQLARCFRDEDLRGDRQPEFTQIDTEMSFATPEDIQTVTEGLIKRVMKEIVGVDVKTPFPRMEWQEAMDKYGSDKPDTRFGMLIHDLSDIVKDSSFKVFANTVADGNYVRAIRVPGGADKYSRKDISKYEEYIKRFGAKGLAWVKVTADGYNGPVAKFLNDQVAQINEEMDAKEGDLILFVAGSFHVVSDSLGYLRRAIAEELDMIKPDQWNYLWVVNWPMFEYDEGFGKWIAAHHPFTMLNEEDLHYLEDEEDPHKAHAQSYDIILNGNEIGGGSIRIHDPKIQEKVLKALGYTKERAEARFGFLLKALTMGMPPEGGLAFGLDRWVMLLAQADSIRDVIPFPKNSKAVEPLTAAPGKVSEQQLDDLKIEFDEKIDYKLDQDPDEQ, encoded by the coding sequence ATGAAGAGAACAAATTATGCTGGGGATACAAATGAACAGCAAGTTGGACAAGAAGTTGTCTTAAAGGGTTGGGTAGCTAAGCGTCGTAACCTAGGTGGACTTATCTTTATTGATTTATGGGATCGGGAAGGAATTGTTCAACTAGTATTCAACGAAAAAGAAAATCCAGAAGCATTTGAAATCGCAAATGCGGTTCGTAACCAATATGTTCTTGAGGTTCAAGGAAAAGTTCAATTACGGGCAGAAAAAGAAATTAATCCAGATATGAAGACTGGAAAAGTTGAAGTAGCCGTTGATAAGGTTAAGGTATTAGCAAAATCAGAAACAACGCCATTTGATATTACTGATGGTGTTGATGCTTCTGAAGACTTACGGATGAAGTACCGTTACCTTGATTTACGGCGCCCAGAAATGATGCGTAATTTGAAGTTGCGGAGTAAGGTTGCTTCGATCGTGCACAATTACTATGATAATGAAGGCTTTATGGATGTTGAAACCCCTGATTTAACACGGTCAACACCAGAAGGGGCACGTGACTACATTGTTCCATCACGTGTTTACCCCGGTCATTTCTATGCTTTACCACAATCACCCCAATTATTTAAGCAATTGTTAATGGCAGCCGGAGTTGATAAGTACTATCAATTAGCACGTTGTTTCCGGGATGAAGACCTTCGTGGTGACCGTCAACCAGAATTTACGCAAATCGATACTGAAATGAGTTTTGCAACTCCTGAAGATATCCAAACAGTTACAGAAGGCTTAATTAAGCGGGTAATGAAGGAAATCGTGGGGGTAGATGTTAAGACTCCATTCCCACGGATGGAATGGCAAGAAGCCATGGACAAGTACGGTTCCGATAAGCCTGATACTCGTTTTGGGATGTTGATTCATGATCTTTCTGATATTGTAAAGGACAGTTCATTTAAGGTTTTTGCTAATACTGTTGCTGATGGTAACTATGTTCGTGCAATTCGCGTTCCTGGTGGAGCAGATAAGTACTCTCGGAAAGATATTTCTAAGTATGAAGAATACATTAAGCGTTTTGGTGCAAAGGGACTTGCATGGGTTAAGGTAACTGCTGATGGTTACAATGGTCCAGTTGCTAAGTTCTTAAATGATCAAGTTGCCCAAATCAATGAAGAAATGGATGCCAAAGAAGGGGACTTAATCCTCTTTGTTGCTGGTAGTTTTCACGTTGTATCAGATTCACTTGGCTACCTTCGTCGGGCAATCGCTGAAGAGCTAGATATGATTAAGCCTGACCAATGGAACTACTTATGGGTTGTTAATTGGCCAATGTTTGAATATGATGAAGGCTTTGGAAAGTGGATTGCCGCTCACCACCCATTCACAATGCTAAATGAAGAAGACTTACATTATCTTGAAGATGAGGAAGATCCTCATAAGGCTCATGCTCAAAGTTACGACATTATCTTGAATGGTAACGAGATCGGTGGTGGATCAATTCGTATCCACGATCCAAAGATTCAAGAAAAAGTTCTCAAAGCTCTTGGATATACGAAGGAACGTGCAGAAGCGCGCTTCGGATTTTTGCTTAAGGCCTTAACAATGGGGATGCCACCTGAGGGAGGACTTGCCTTTGGTTTAGACCGCTGGGTTATGTTACTAGCTCAAGCTGATAGTATTCGGGATGTTATTCCATTCCCTAAGAACTCGAAGGCAGTTGAACCATTGACGGCAGCTCCAGGCAAAGTTAGTGAACAACAACTTGATGATCTTAAAATTGAATTTGATGAAAAAATTGATTACAAGCTCGATCAAGATCCAGATGAACAATAA
- a CDS encoding amino acid ABC transporter ATP-binding protein codes for MPTKMIEIKNLQKKFKNNIVLKDISEHVDKGQVICVIGPSGAGKSTFLRCLNALEQPTSGQVLFEGQNLIGLSDKKLDQLREKMGMVFQSFNLFPNMTVLKNITIAPVKVKNINEKEATKTAMELLEKVGLSDKAQQYPDQLSGGQKQRVAIVRALAMSPAVMLFDEPTSALDPEMVDEVLKVMRDLAESGMTMVVVTHEMGFAREVADQIWFMADGYIQETGDPEEFFAHPTSPRAQDFLKKILK; via the coding sequence ATGCCCACTAAAATGATTGAAATTAAAAACTTACAGAAAAAATTCAAAAATAATATTGTCTTAAAAGATATTTCCGAACATGTTGATAAGGGCCAAGTAATTTGTGTGATCGGCCCTTCAGGAGCAGGTAAAAGTACTTTTCTCCGTTGCTTAAATGCACTCGAACAACCAACAAGCGGACAAGTTCTTTTTGAAGGACAGAATCTGATTGGCTTAAGTGATAAAAAACTCGATCAGTTGCGAGAAAAGATGGGAATGGTTTTTCAAAGTTTCAATCTTTTTCCTAATATGACAGTCCTTAAAAATATCACCATTGCACCAGTTAAAGTTAAAAATATCAATGAAAAAGAAGCAACTAAAACTGCAATGGAACTACTAGAAAAAGTTGGTTTAAGCGATAAGGCTCAACAATATCCGGATCAACTATCAGGAGGGCAAAAACAACGGGTTGCAATTGTCCGGGCTCTTGCGATGAGTCCAGCAGTAATGCTCTTTGACGAACCAACTAGTGCCCTTGATCCTGAAATGGTTGATGAGGTACTAAAAGTAATGCGCGATTTAGCTGAATCGGGAATGACAATGGTGGTTGTTACTCATGAGATGGGGTTTGCTCGTGAAGTAGCAGACCAAATCTGGTTCATGGCAGATGGGTATATTCAGGAAACTGGAGATCCAGAGGAATTTTTTGCCCACCCTACTAGCCCCCGGGCACAAGACTTTCTGAAGAAGATTTTGAAATAA
- a CDS encoding GatB/YqeY domain-containing protein, which yields MSLLQQLTSDMVSAMKNRDKETLNVVRMLKAAVQNEQIELGHDLSANEEIAVMAREYKQRKESLEEFEKAGREDLINQAKNELAIVEKYMPKQLSKDEVTKIVKEVIDELNASSMKNFGQVMGSVMPKVQGQADGKLVNQVVKEQLSK from the coding sequence ATGAGCTTACTACAACAATTAACGTCAGATATGGTATCAGCAATGAAGAATCGTGATAAGGAAACATTAAACGTTGTCCGGATGCTTAAAGCAGCAGTTCAAAATGAACAAATTGAGCTTGGCCACGATTTGAGCGCTAATGAAGAAATTGCGGTAATGGCACGTGAATATAAACAGCGTAAAGAATCGCTTGAAGAATTTGAAAAAGCTGGACGAGAAGATCTAATCAACCAAGCTAAAAATGAATTAGCAATTGTTGAAAAGTATATGCCAAAGCAGTTATCAAAAGATGAAGTTACTAAGATTGTTAAGGAAGTAATTGACGAGCTTAATGCTTCTAGTATGAAGAACTTCGGACAAGTAATGGGGTCAGTTATGCCCAAAGTTCAAGGTCAAGCAGATGGAAAATTAGTTAACCAGGTTGTAAAAGAACAATTGAGTAAGTAA